The Sandaracinus amylolyticus genomic interval TTCAGCACGAGCCCGTACTTCTTCTCGGGCGCGTCCTCGTAGATCTGGACGCCCATCATCAGCTCGCCGCGCGCCTTGGCCGCGAGCATCAGGTACTCGATCGACACCGGCTGCCCGGGCGGCGCGTAGAGCTCGATCGGCTTGACGTAGACCTCGCTGCCCTCGCTGCGCAGCAGGTCCTCGAGCACCGCCTGCACGCGCGGCTCGTACGTGATCTGCGCGAGCACCATCGAGACCATCTCGTTCGAGATCACGATGTCGTTGATCTGCGTGGTCGCCGCGAGCTCGCGGTTCTTGGGATCGAGGATCTCGCTGCACACGCGCTGGTTCGGCGCGAGCCCCGAGCGACGGCGCGCATCGCGCAGGAGGAGCAGCGCGATGATCGCGCGCGTGTCCGCGTCCTCCGCGCTCGTGCCCTCGACCTGATCGCCGAGCACCATCACGAGCGGGTAGTTCTGCGGGCCGAGCTGATCCATCAGGTGCCGGCTCGTGAACTGACCGACGAGGTGTCGCAGCTGCACCGTGCTCACCTCGCCGACCTTCTCGGCGATCTCGGTGGCGCGCTCGTCCTCCGGGAGGTTGTTCACCAGCGTCAGCGTCGAGCCGGGCGCGACGTAGTCGTCGAACTCCTTGATCATCGGGTGGATCTTCGGGTTCCACCCGAGCACGAGCATGTGCTCGACGCGCTTCTGCGCGTTCGACTGGAGCACCGGCATCGACGCGAGCGAGAGCGGTCCGGCGTACGGCTTGTGCTGGACCGACGCGTCCTCTGCGAGGATCAGCAGCTCCTCGTCGGGCCCGATCACGTGATCGGCCGGCGGGTTCAGCGTGTGACCCGAGCCGTTCGCCTTCGCGACGCCGACGACCATGCCGTTCGGGAAGTCGAGCAGGATGTCGCCGAACCGGCGCCCCACCACCGGCGGGATCTTCTTGAAGTGGATCTCGTTGCCCTCGAAGCGCAGCAGCTCGTCGTAGACCAGCGAGAGGCCGCTGATGCGCGCCGTCTGCAGGATGATCTTCGAGATCATCTCGTTCGTCTTCACGACGCGCGCGCGGTGGTTGCTCGCGATGATCGCGAGCTCCTGGTTGTGCGACTGCATCACCTCGGCGGTCACGCGCAGGCCGTCGGTGCGCCCGCGCGCGTCGGGATGATTGAAGATCGCCATCAGCGTCTTCATGATCCGCGCGTCCGCCTTGTCGGGATCGTCGACGTCGGCGTCGTCGACCAGCACGACGATCGCCTGCGTGCGATCGAAGCTGACCTTCGCGAGATCGTTCAGCACGACGCTCGAGCCGGAGCGGACGACGAGCTTCACGCGGTGCTGGTACTGCACCTTGTCGTAGAGCTTCTCCTCCATCTCGACCTTGTCGCGCTCGGCCATCACGACGACGGTGATGCGGCCCTTGGGCGCGTAGGCCTCGGCGAGCTGATCGATGACGGAGTAGATCTTCTCGCTCCAGCCGAGCACGAGGAAGTGCCCGTCCTCCATCACCGGCGCGCCGGTCTTGCGGATGTCCTCGAGCGCCTGCTGGAAGTTGCCGGCGAGCGCGGAGATCAGGAGGCCCGCGACGATGACGCCGAGGATCGACGCGACCGTCGAGATCGCGCGGTTGCCGATGCCGCTGTCGCCGGTGAACGTGCCCGAGTCGATCACGCGGCCGAAGTAGAACCAGCTGACCTCGTACGCGCGCTCGACGAAGCCGCCGGCGAACCCGTCCTCGACCCCGAGCCCGAGCACCAGGCCGACGGTCGTGAACCCGATCACCAGCGCGGCGGTCAACACCGCGAGGAAGAGCAGCTGCTTGCCGGCGCCTCCGCCGATGAACTCGTTCGCCCGGTAGCGGAGCTTCGCCCGGAACCCTCGCTCGATCGCCATCTCCCTCGGCCTCCGATCGCCGTCGATCCCACCCCAGGGCCCGTCCTCGCGTCCAGCGCGAAAACTCCAGCCACCAGGAATGGTGAGCGAGGTACGCGGAATCGCCGGGGATCCTCCCCGCCGAGGCGGTTAGCCAGCGCGCTCCGCGCGGCCGTCCTTGCAGAGCCGATCCACCTCGACGATCAGGTGGTCGAGCTCGATCGGCTTCTGCACCCACGCCGATGCGCCGAGCTCGCGCGCGTGGCTCTCCACGTCGCGCGCGCCCGAGAGCACGAGCACCGGGATGCTCGCCAGCTCGGGGTCGGCGCGCTGCTTCGCGCGGAACTCCCAGCCGTTCATGCCGGGCATCATCAGGTCGAGCAGCACCAGCCCGCAGTGCGATCCGTGCAAGCGCGAGAGCGCCTCCTCGCCGTCGCTCGCTTCGATCACCTCGAGACCGTGGAGCTCGAGCGCGAGGCGCATGGCCTCGCGGATGTCGTCGTCGTCGTCGACGATGCAGACCTTGCACTGGCTCATTCGGAGGTTTCCTCGCGAGGGGGACCGGCGAGCGGCAGCTCGACGGTGAACGTGGCGCCCTGATCGGGCTCGCTCTCCAGCGAGATGCACCCGCCGTGCGCCTCGACGATCACACGGGTGATGAACAGGCCGAGGCCGAGGCCGCCGTAGTGGCGTGACGACACACCGCGCTGGAACGGGGCGAAGAGCCGCTCCTTCACCTCGCGCGGGATGCCGATGCCACGGTCGCGCACCTTGAGGATCGCGCGCTCGTCCTGGCGCTCGATCGTGATCTCGATCGGCTCGCCGCGGCCGAACTTGATCGCGTTGGTCATCAGGTTCGTGACCACCTGCTCGATCCGCAGCGCGTCCCAGCGGCCGATCACCGGCGGGCCTCCGATGTCGCTCGCCGCCGAGACCTGGAGCGAGCTGCCCGAGCGCGCGAGCTCGTCGCCGAGGAGTGTCGCGACCTCGTTCACCACCGTGTGGAGATCCACCTCGCCGAGCGTGAGCTGCAGGCGCCCTTCGCGGAACCGCGAGACGTCGAGCAGCAGCGTCACGAGCGAGGCGAGACGCCGGATCTGGCGCTTGCTGACGGTGATCACGCGCATGAGCGCGTCGGGCTCGACCATGCCGGACAGCTGGAAGCGCAGCTCGAGGCTCTGCACCGCGAGCTGGAGGCTCGTGAGCGGCGTGCGCAGCTCGTGCGACGCGACCGAGAGGAACTCGTCGCGCATGCGCACCGCGGCCTCGGCGGCGGTGCGGGCGCGCTGCTCCTCGGCGAGGAGCCGGTCGCGCTGCTCCTGCGCCTGCACGCGCTGCGTGACGTCGCGGAAGCTCCACACGCGCCCGACGATCTCGCCGTTGAGGCGCTGCGGCTGCGAGTAGCGCTCGAACACGCGACCGTCCTTGAAGCGGATCGTCTCGAGCCCGCTGGCCTCGGGGCTGCGGTAGAGCTCGCGCACCCGCGCCATGAACTCCTCGGGCGCGACGAGCTGATCGTGCACGTGCTTCAGCGCGCGGTGATCGTCGCGCGCGGTGAGGACGTCCTCGGGCACCCGCCACATGGAGATGAAGCGCCGGTTGAAGCGCACGATGCGCCCCTCGGTGTCGACCACGAGGATGCCGTCGGCCGTGGACTCGAGCGCGGCTTCCACGAGCGACATCGAGCGCTGGAGCATCTCGTGGGATCGCTGGCGCGACGTGACGTCGGTCGAGATGGTGCAGATCGCGGTGATCGCGCCGTTCTCGTCGCGCAGCGGACAGCGCTCGGTGATGTACTGGTGCACGCCGTCCGCGTGGGGGATCACGTCGTCGGACTCGAGCACGCGATCCTCGCGCACCACGCGTCGATCGAGCGCGCGCATCGCCTCGGCGACGGACTCCGCGAAGAGGTGCGCGTCGGTCTTGCCGACGACCTGCGCGGGCTCGAGCCCGACCATCTCCGCGAAGCGGCGGTTCGCGAGCGTGAAGCGCCCGTCGAGATCCTTGACGGTGATCAGCGCGGTCGAGTTGTCGAAGATCGCGTGCAGCAGCGCCTCGCGCTCCTGGAGGCGCGCCTCGGCGGCGCGGCGCTCCGCGTTCTCCTGGCGCAGCCCGGAGTAGAGCCGCGCGTTCTCGAGCGAGACCGCGGCCTGCGACGCGAGCACGTCGAGCACCGCGAGCTGCGAGGCCGAGAACGCGCCGGGGACGAGGTCGTTCTCGAGATAGAGGATCGCGGTGGCGCGATCGTCGCGGAGGATCGGCAGGCACAGCACGCTGCGCCGCTGCCCCGCGGTGAAGTAGGGGTCGAACGTGTAGCGGTGCGGGCCCGACGCGTCGGAGATCATCACCGCGCGTCGGGTGCGGACCGCGGCGTCGCACACCGAGAGCGGCAGGCTCGCGGCGCGGATCGGTCGATCGAGCTCGCCGAACGCGCTCGCGCCGTGACCACGCGCCGCTGCGAGGAGCAGCCCGCCGGGCGTCACGAGCGCGAGGCACCCGCGCTGCGCGCCCGCGCTCTCGACCGCGACCTCGAGGAGCCGCGCGTGGAGGTCGGGCAGCAGGAGCGCGCCGGTGACCGCCTGCGACGCCTTGAGCACGCCCGAGACGTCGGGGCACTCGCGCATGCGCTCGTCGCGCCGCGCGAGCGCGGGGATCGTGATCGCGAGCGCGTGCGCCTTCGCGCGCGCGCCCCAGAGCTCGTAGAGATCGTGGGCCTGCACGAGGTACGCGTCCGCGATCGTGTCGAGCCCTCGGCGCCGGTGGAAGCGCGCGGCGACCTCGCACGCGATCGCCTCGACGTGGAGGATGCCGGCGGCACGCGCGCCTCGTACGGCGTCCTCGTAGCCGCGCTCCGCGTCGAGCTCGCGCCCTTCGACGCGCGCGATCTCGGCCGCGACCAGCGCGGCGCGCGGCCCGAACGTCTCGGCCTGGCTCCCCGCGAGCGCCTCGAGCACGTCGAGATCCTCGCGCACCGCGACCGGCACGCGGGTCGGTCCATCGCCGTCGCCGAGCTCCTCGTCGTGCTCGCGATCCTTGGGGCCGTCCAGCATCGATGTGTCGGCGAGCGCGGCGTAGAAGCGGCACTCGGGCACGAGCACGAAGCCGAGCACCGCGCCGAGCCGTGCGCGCGCGCGCGCCCCGGCGATCGCCGCGCCCTCGTGATCACCACGGAGGAACCGGGCGACGAGCTCGTGGAAGACGCGGTGGAACTGGTCGACCTCGCGCCCGCTCGCGACCAGCGGCTCGCGCGGCACGACCGCGGTGCCTCCGCGCACGAGATCGATCATGCGCAGGCGGCTGCGCATCGACGTGACGACCGAAGGCGCGCCGGAGCGATCCGCGAGCTCGAGCGCCTCGCTCGCGTCGGCTGCGATCTCGTCGAGGGGATCTCCCGCGACCAGGCGGAAGTCCGCGATGTGCTTGGCGTGGAAGCTCGCGTAGGTGAGATCGCCGCTCACCGTCGCGGCCGCGAGCTCGCGCCGCATGAGCTCGACGCAGCGCCGCAGCGGGAGCTGCAGGTACGAGATCAGCGCGGTGAACGCGAAGCTCGCCCGCGCGCGATGCATCGCGTGCTCGGGCCGCTGCGCGATCCGGTACGTGCCCTCGGCGATCGAGAACGCGTCCGCGTAGCGCCGCCGCCGCACCGCGAGGCCGAGCGCGAACGCCGCGAACGCGCCGAGCGAGCTCGACGTCACGCCCTCGCGCATCGCCACCGCGAGGCCGCGACAGGCCGCGAGCCAGACGAGGTTCCAGTCGTGGTAGCTCGCAGGCGTGATCAGCGCGACGAGCAGCTCCTGCGTCGCGCGCGCCTCGTCGCTCACCGGCACGTCGCGCGAGAGCGACAGGATCGCGCGCGTCGGATCGGGACCGAGCGCCTCGAGCAGCGCGTCGTACTCGGCGTCGACCTCGCCATCGGTCGGATGCGCCGGCAGATCCACGTCGAGGGCGCGCAGGCCCTCGAGGCAGGTCGCGGTGGCCTCGCCCATCGCGCCGCGCACCAGGCGCGGCTCGGCGAGCAGCGTGTGCACCGCCGCGAGATCGACGCGCGTCCGCGCGCGCTTCGTGAGCGCGACGCAGAGCTCCTCCGCCGCGCCGAGCTCGCCGATGAGGAAGCGCGAGCGCGCGAGCGAGAGCTGGAGCTCGAACGCGAGCGCGTACCGCTGCTCCCAAGGATCCTCGCCGAGGAGCTCGATGCCGCGCACCAGGAACGCGATCGCCGCGCGCCCGTCGTTCGACGCGCGCGCCGTGCGCCCCGCGAGCAGATCGAGGTACGCGGCCTGCGCGCGCTCCTCGGGATCGCGCAGCAGCGGCGCCGCGAGATCGAAGTGCCGCACGATCTCGAAGATGCGCGTGCCCACCTTGTCGGGCGGCGTCTTCGCGAGCAGCGCGCGACCGGTCTCGAGGTGCAGCGCGAGCCGCTCGGCGTGCGGCGTGAGCTCGTACGCCGTCTGGTGCACGCGATCGTGCAGGAAGCGCACTTCGTCGCCGATGCGCGCGACGAGGCGCGCCGAGATCGCCTCCGCGAGCTGCGGGAGCAGCTCGCTCTCCGAGCAGCGCAGCACGATCGACAGGGTCGCGAGATCGACCGACGCGCCCTGCACCGCGAAGCGCCGCAGCACGTCGCGGGTGCGCGGCGAGAGCGTTGCGATGCGCGAGGCGATCAGATCCGCGACGTCGTCGGAGTAGGGCTTGGCGCGGATCGCATCGAGATCCCACTGCCAGCCCTTCTTCGCGTCGTCGTAGCGGATCAGGCTCTCGGCGTAGAGCGAGTCGAGGAACTGCGCGACGAAGAGCGGATTGCCGCCGGTGCGCTCGTGCACCGTGACCGCGAGCTCGCCGACCTCGTCGGGCCTGCGCCGCAGCACGTCGCCGATCCAGCGCGCGACCGCGTCCTGCGAGAGCGGGCGCAGCGCGATCGACATCGTGTCGACGCCGCGCTCGCGCAGGCGCGTGCCCACCGACTCCACCGGGCTCGTCGGGGCGCGCTCGATCGTGCGGTACGCCGCGATGATCAGCAGGTGGTGAGCCTCGGGCGCGGTCGCGACGTGCTCCAGGACCTTGAGGGTGCCGGCGTCGGCCCAATGGAGATCGTCGAGGAACAGGACGAGGGGATGGGCCTCGGTGGCGAGCACGCCGAGGTAGCGCGCGAGCGTGCCGAGGAAGCGGCGCTCGGCCTCGCGCGCGGGCGCCTCGGCGGGAGGGGTGCGCTCGCCGAGGAGCTGCGCGAGATCGGGCAGGCGCGAGACCAACATCGGGGCGTGGAGCCCGAGCGCCTCGTCGAGGCGCGCACGCAGCTCGTCGTGGGTCCACGCGTTGGACTCGAGCGCGGCGGCGACCAATCCGTCGAGCGCCTGGAACGCGGCGCGCAGCGGCTCGCGCTCCGCGCCCGCGTCGCACTTGCCCGCCGCGAAGAGCGCGCCGTGCAGCATCGCGACGCGCCGCGCGCGATCGACGAGCGCGCTCTTGCCCGAGCCGGTGGGCCCCGAGACGATCACGACGCGCGGGCGCTCCTCGAGCGACGTGCGCTCGAGCGCGGCCGAGATGCGCTGCAGCTCGTCGTCGCGCCCGTGCAGCATCGCGGTGAGGCGCGGGAGCGGAGGGCGATCCGCGCGCCCCGGCTCGAACACCTCGACGACGCCGCGCGTCCGGTGGCTCTCGAGGCAGCGCATCAGATCGTGCTGCAGCCCGGACGCGCTCTGATAGCGATCCTCGGGCGCCTTCGCGAGCAGGCGCAGCACGATGCGCGACAGCGTCTCGGGCACCGCCGGCACCAAGAGGTGCGGCGGCGGCGCGGGGATCGCGACGTGTGCGTGGATCCAGCCCGGAAGATCGGCGGCCGAGAACGGGCGGCGCCCGGTGAGGAGCTCGAAGAGGATGATCCCGAGCGAGTAGAGATCGCTGCGCTGATCGATCTCGACCGCGAGCCGCCCCGTCTGCTCGGGCGAGAGATACGGCCACTGGCGCGAGGGCCACGGGCGCCACGCCACCGGCCCGCGGTGCGGCGGCGGCGGGAAGGGCGTGCCGAGATCCACCACGTCGCCGCCGTGCACGCGCACGTCTTCGGCGTGGAGCCGCAGGTGCATCACGCCGCGTCCGTGCAGCGCGTCGAGCGCGTCCGCGAGCCTCACCGCGAGCGTCAGGAAGCGACCGAGATCGATGCGCGAGGCCGCGATGCGCGCGAGCGACACGTCCTTCGCCTCGCGGGCGACCACGACGCGTCCGGGCTGGGTGCTGGTGTCCAGCAAATGCGGCTCCCCCTCGCCGTGGGATCGGGCTTCGCGCGCTCGCGTCGCGGTCTCGCAGGCAGCGCTTCAGACGGCACGTAGGGACCACGGCCACACCGGCAACGCCGCGCCGACGGACCCGCGGCGCGCGGCGCGGCGGTACCATCGCGGACCATGCGGACGGGGAGTTGGGGCGCGCTCGCGCTGGTGCTCGTGCTCTCGGGGTGCGGTGACGACGGCGATGGCGGGCGCGACGCGTCGGTCCCGCGCGTCGACGCGCAGCTCCCGCCGCCTCCGCCCGCGACGTGCGACGCGAGCGGCGGCAGCGCGACGGTCGCGCCGCCCGAACTCGTCGCGTCGCTCTCGGATCGCTGGCACGAGGGCTGGCTCGCCTCGCCCGCGATCGACGATCTCGATGGCGACGGCGAGAACGAGATCGTGCTCGCGCGCAGCGGGCGCGTTCTCGCGTTCCACCTCGACGGCTCGATCGTGCTCTCGTTCGACGTCGAAGGGCGGGTGTGGTCCTCGCCGATCGTCGCCGACGTGGTGCCCGAGCACCAAGGGCTCGAGATCGCGTTCGCGGAGCGCGCGCGCATCCACGTGATCGGGAGCGACGGCAGCGAGCTCGAGGGATGGCCGTTCGCGTGGCGCGACGAGCTGCGCTCGCTCGGCGCGACCGATCTCGACGGCGACGATCGCCTCGAGCTCGTCGCGGTCACGACGAGCCCGCTTGAGGGCGGCGGCCAGCGCGACATCGTGATCGCGGTGAACGAGGACGCGACGATGGTGCCCGGCTTCCCGCCCAACACGACCGGCGCGTCGGGCTGCGACGACGCGTGTTACGTGACCGGAGGCTACGACCAGAACCTCGCGCTCGGCGACGTGACCGGCGACGACGTGCCCGAGATCTTCGCCACGCAGGACAACGCGTACCTCTCGCTGCACGACGCGACGGGACGCGCCTTCGACTGCGCGCCGATGTTCGAGGACCGCACGAAGTTCCACGGCGTGCGCTTCCTCCACGACTACGCCG includes:
- a CDS encoding ATP-binding protein; translation: MLDTSTQPGRVVVAREAKDVSLARIAASRIDLGRFLTLAVRLADALDALHGRGVMHLRLHAEDVRVHGGDVVDLGTPFPPPPHRGPVAWRPWPSRQWPYLSPEQTGRLAVEIDQRSDLYSLGIILFELLTGRRPFSAADLPGWIHAHVAIPAPPPHLLVPAVPETLSRIVLRLLAKAPEDRYQSASGLQHDLMRCLESHRTRGVVEVFEPGRADRPPLPRLTAMLHGRDDELQRISAALERTSLEERPRVVIVSGPTGSGKSALVDRARRVAMLHGALFAAGKCDAGAEREPLRAAFQALDGLVAAALESNAWTHDELRARLDEALGLHAPMLVSRLPDLAQLLGERTPPAEAPAREAERRFLGTLARYLGVLATEAHPLVLFLDDLHWADAGTLKVLEHVATAPEAHHLLIIAAYRTIERAPTSPVESVGTRLRERGVDTMSIALRPLSQDAVARWIGDVLRRRPDEVGELAVTVHERTGGNPLFVAQFLDSLYAESLIRYDDAKKGWQWDLDAIRAKPYSDDVADLIASRIATLSPRTRDVLRRFAVQGASVDLATLSIVLRCSESELLPQLAEAISARLVARIGDEVRFLHDRVHQTAYELTPHAERLALHLETGRALLAKTPPDKVGTRIFEIVRHFDLAAPLLRDPEERAQAAYLDLLAGRTARASNDGRAAIAFLVRGIELLGEDPWEQRYALAFELQLSLARSRFLIGELGAAEELCVALTKRARTRVDLAAVHTLLAEPRLVRGAMGEATATCLEGLRALDVDLPAHPTDGEVDAEYDALLEALGPDPTRAILSLSRDVPVSDEARATQELLVALITPASYHDWNLVWLAACRGLAVAMREGVTSSSLGAFAAFALGLAVRRRRYADAFSIAEGTYRIAQRPEHAMHRARASFAFTALISYLQLPLRRCVELMRRELAAATVSGDLTYASFHAKHIADFRLVAGDPLDEIAADASEALELADRSGAPSVVTSMRSRLRMIDLVRGGTAVVPREPLVASGREVDQFHRVFHELVARFLRGDHEGAAIAGARARARLGAVLGFVLVPECRFYAALADTSMLDGPKDREHDEELGDGDGPTRVPVAVREDLDVLEALAGSQAETFGPRAALVAAEIARVEGRELDAERGYEDAVRGARAAGILHVEAIACEVAARFHRRRGLDTIADAYLVQAHDLYELWGARAKAHALAITIPALARRDERMRECPDVSGVLKASQAVTGALLLPDLHARLLEVAVESAGAQRGCLALVTPGGLLLAAARGHGASAFGELDRPIRAASLPLSVCDAAVRTRRAVMISDASGPHRYTFDPYFTAGQRRSVLCLPILRDDRATAILYLENDLVPGAFSASQLAVLDVLASQAAVSLENARLYSGLRQENAERRAAEARLQEREALLHAIFDNSTALITVKDLDGRFTLANRRFAEMVGLEPAQVVGKTDAHLFAESVAEAMRALDRRVVREDRVLESDDVIPHADGVHQYITERCPLRDENGAITAICTISTDVTSRQRSHEMLQRSMSLVEAALESTADGILVVDTEGRIVRFNRRFISMWRVPEDVLTARDDHRALKHVHDQLVAPEEFMARVRELYRSPEASGLETIRFKDGRVFERYSQPQRLNGEIVGRVWSFRDVTQRVQAQEQRDRLLAEEQRARTAAEAAVRMRDEFLSVASHELRTPLTSLQLAVQSLELRFQLSGMVEPDALMRVITVSKRQIRRLASLVTLLLDVSRFREGRLQLTLGEVDLHTVVNEVATLLGDELARSGSSLQVSAASDIGGPPVIGRWDALRIEQVVTNLMTNAIKFGRGEPIEITIERQDERAILKVRDRGIGIPREVKERLFAPFQRGVSSRHYGGLGLGLFITRVIVEAHGGCISLESEPDQGATFTVELPLAGPPREETSE
- a CDS encoding response regulator is translated as MSQCKVCIVDDDDDIREAMRLALELHGLEVIEASDGEEALSRLHGSHCGLVLLDLMMPGMNGWEFRAKQRADPELASIPVLVLSGARDVESHARELGASAWVQKPIELDHLIVEVDRLCKDGRAERAG
- a CDS encoding FG-GAP repeat domain-containing protein, with the protein product MRTGSWGALALVLVLSGCGDDGDGGRDASVPRVDAQLPPPPPATCDASGGSATVAPPELVASLSDRWHEGWLASPAIDDLDGDGENEIVLARSGRVLAFHLDGSIVLSFDVEGRVWSSPIVADVVPEHQGLEIAFAERARIHVIGSDGSELEGWPFAWRDELRSLGATDLDGDDRLELVAVTTSPLEGGGQRDIVIAVNEDATMVPGFPPNTTGASGCDDACYVTGGYDQNLALGDVTGDDVPEIFATQDNAYLSLHDATGRAFDCAPMFEDRTKFHGVRFLHDYAEAQQGYADEEDTANQAHFTNSAPAIVDVDGDGTRELVVLGSVQNASQEDRLRGVALWVVRPDGTRPDAWATPFHAPGYLAGLWDFDGENVVGATNQVSVADLFPDRAGPEFVFAGFDGRIHCVDARAQEVWQAEYTTSDRVLTAGVAIADLSGDGSPEIVFATYSPDADRSHLVVLAANGRELHRIALPDRGAMSVPTIADVDRDGDLEITVATKGGDDRAPHALVYTVEGSGTACLPWPTGRRTALRDGLVP
- a CDS encoding CASTOR/POLLUX-related putative ion channel, with protein sequence MAIERGFRAKLRYRANEFIGGGAGKQLLFLAVLTAALVIGFTTVGLVLGLGVEDGFAGGFVERAYEVSWFYFGRVIDSGTFTGDSGIGNRAISTVASILGVIVAGLLISALAGNFQQALEDIRKTGAPVMEDGHFLVLGWSEKIYSVIDQLAEAYAPKGRITVVVMAERDKVEMEEKLYDKVQYQHRVKLVVRSGSSVVLNDLAKVSFDRTQAIVVLVDDADVDDPDKADARIMKTLMAIFNHPDARGRTDGLRVTAEVMQSHNQELAIIASNHRARVVKTNEMISKIILQTARISGLSLVYDELLRFEGNEIHFKKIPPVVGRRFGDILLDFPNGMVVGVAKANGSGHTLNPPADHVIGPDEELLILAEDASVQHKPYAGPLSLASMPVLQSNAQKRVEHMLVLGWNPKIHPMIKEFDDYVAPGSTLTLVNNLPEDERATEIAEKVGEVSTVQLRHLVGQFTSRHLMDQLGPQNYPLVMVLGDQVEGTSAEDADTRAIIALLLLRDARRRSGLAPNQRVCSEILDPKNRELAATTQINDIVISNEMVSMVLAQITYEPRVQAVLEDLLRSEGSEVYVKPIELYAPPGQPVSIEYLMLAAKARGELMMGVQIYEDAPEKKYGLVLNPMNRQAPFMPKPGDRVVVLAEEDG